The genomic segment AGCCGAAGCGCGACGAGCCCGACGGTAAAGCGAAGAAGCAAGAGCAAGACGAGCTCAAGAAACTCGCCGACAAAAAGCTCGCTCCGCCGAAGCCGGCTTTCAGTCGTCGCAAAGCGCTGGCCGATACGGCTCTGCACGCCGAGCAACGGCAAATCTTCGCGCGTTCGATCGTCAACCGCATCTGGGCCCGTTTGCTGGGGCAAGGGCTCGTGATGCCGGTCGACCAAATGCACTCGGGCAATCCCGCGAGTCATCCGGAGTTGCTGGAGTGGTTGGCACGCGATACCGCCGAACACAAATACGACTTCGCACGCTTGATGCGCGGCATCGTGCTGAGCAAGGCTTACTCGCGCAGCAGCCGTTGGGACGGTGCCGAACGTCCGCTTGCGGCCTTGTTCGCCGTGGCGCAAGTGCGCCCGATGAGCCCGGCGCAATATGCTGCGTCGTTGCGCATTGCGACGGCCGATCCCGAGATGTGGACTACGTTCAAGACGTTGACCGAGGGAATGACGAGAGCGGCAGGCTTATCGGCGTCGGCACGAGGTTGGACGAATTCTTTCGCACCGTTGACCGACAACTTTCAAGTCGGTGTTTCCGAGTCGTTGTTGTTGGCGAATAGCGATCGCATGATCAGCGAATTTCTCTCGGACGGCGGCGATCGCTTGGTCGGACGGATGAAAACGTTGGCCGATCCGCAAAAGCAAGCCGATTGCGCGATCACCACGGTGTTCGGACGGCCGGCGGATGAAGAAGAGCGGCGCGTCGTAACGGAATATCTCGCGCAGCGCCGCGATCGACCGCTCGAGGCCGCGAAGCAAATCGTGTGGTCGTTGCTGACGAGCAGCGAGTTCCGCTTCAACTATTAGAGCATCGCTGTGGTTCCGGTTTCGAGACGAAGCTTGCGACGAGCGTAGGTTGCCTAGGCACAAGGAAGACGACATGAACCCCTTTCGACTCGACCGACGATCGTTCCTCGGCACTTCCGCAGCCGCTTCCGGCGCCCTAGCCGCCGATATGACGCTGCTCGACGCGTTGCAAAATCCGGCCACGGCCGCGGAGATGAAGCGGAAGCAAAAGAGCGTGATTCTGCTATGGTTGGCCGGTGGCGCCAGTCAGCTGGAAACGTTCGATCCGAAGCCGGGTCGTCCGACCGGCGGCCCCTATCGCGCCATTCCGACTTCGATGCCGGGCGTGCATATCTCCGAGTTGATGCCGAAGATGGCGACGAGGATGAAGCACACCGCGATCATTCGCTCGCTCAATACGAAGATCGCCGATCACGGCGGCGGCTCCGATCTGATGCAACTCGGCCGGCGCGACGAACCGAGCTTACGTTATCCGGATCTAGGCGCAGTCGTGGCGCGCGAACTCGGCAGCGCCGATGCGGCAGTGCCCGACTACGTTTCGTTTTACGCTCAGACCGAAGGACGAGGCAGCGCCGTCGGTCAGGCGGGCTTCCTCGGTGCCCGCTATCTGCCGATGTTCCTCACGGACAAGTCGAAGCCCGAGAACCTCGAACGCATCGCCTCGCTCAGCGATCTCGATCACACGCAACGAGCCGAGCTGCGCGATCATCTGAGCAAGCGCTTTGCGCGCGGCCGCGAGACCTCGGCGGTCGGCAGCCATAATCAAGCTTATGCGCGGGTTCGCGGCTTGATGGCGAGCGAGAAATTGTTCGATATCGAGCAAGAATCGCAAAAGACTCGCGATCGTTACGGCCCGACACAGTTCGGTCAGCAGGCGCTCGTCGCTCGTCGTCTGGTCGAAGCGGGCGTGCCGTTCGTCAAGCTCGGTCGCGGCTGGTGGGACAGTCACGGGGAGAACTTCGAGACCCATCTGGAGCTGGTCGCCGACTTGGATCATGTGATGTCAACCTTGCTCGACGATCTCTCCGAGCGCGGCCTGTTGGAAAACACGCTCATCGTCACGCTCAGCGAGTTCGGCCGGACGCCGAGAATCAATTCCTCGCTCGGTCGCGACCACTTCGCGAGCGCGTGGAGCACCACGCTCTCCGGATGCGGCGTTAAGGGGGGAGCCGTCCACGGCAAGACCGACGTGGATGGGAATACCGTCGCCGAAGGAGAGATCGGCGCACCGCAACTATTCGCCACGATCTTCGAGGCCGTCGGAATCGATCCGGCGAAGGAATACCACGTCGGTCCACGACCGATACCGATCGTCGACAAGTTCGCCGGCGCGGTGAAGCAAATCTTGGCTTAGGTGTGAGAAGGTCGGTCTTGGTTCCCGTTGGAATTCTTGAATCGGAAACAGCGCGATGGCATTCGATCCTACGAAGCTGAAAGTCGTGAAAGACCTCGGTCGCCAAGACATCTTGTTCG from the Planctomycetia bacterium genome contains:
- a CDS encoding DUF1553 domain-containing protein yields the protein DNGGFIGERDYGSVTFLTPAGQSRPAQLMFLSGRVVDEPKRDEPDGKAKKQEQDELKKLADKKLAPPKPAFSRRKALADTALHAEQRQIFARSIVNRIWARLLGQGLVMPVDQMHSGNPASHPELLEWLARDTAEHKYDFARLMRGIVLSKAYSRSSRWDGAERPLAALFAVAQVRPMSPAQYAASLRIATADPEMWTTFKTLTEGMTRAAGLSASARGWTNSFAPLTDNFQVGVSESLLLANSDRMISEFLSDGGDRLVGRMKTLADPQKQADCAITTVFGRPADEEERRVVTEYLAQRRDRPLEAAKQIVWSLLTSSEFRFNY
- a CDS encoding DUF1501 domain-containing protein → MNPFRLDRRSFLGTSAAASGALAADMTLLDALQNPATAAEMKRKQKSVILLWLAGGASQLETFDPKPGRPTGGPYRAIPTSMPGVHISELMPKMATRMKHTAIIRSLNTKIADHGGGSDLMQLGRRDEPSLRYPDLGAVVARELGSADAAVPDYVSFYAQTEGRGSAVGQAGFLGARYLPMFLTDKSKPENLERIASLSDLDHTQRAELRDHLSKRFARGRETSAVGSHNQAYARVRGLMASEKLFDIEQESQKTRDRYGPTQFGQQALVARRLVEAGVPFVKLGRGWWDSHGENFETHLELVADLDHVMSTLLDDLSERGLLENTLIVTLSEFGRTPRINSSLGRDHFASAWSTTLSGCGVKGGAVHGKTDVDGNTVAEGEIGAPQLFATIFEAVGIDPAKEYHVGPRPIPIVDKFAGAVKQILA